CTCCAAGTACTTTGCCATGACGAACGAGGTAAATATGTTTGGTACGTATCTTGTTCAATATGAGCCCGTTAGCCTTCGTTTTTTAGAACCATAGGTAACCCTGCTGCAATGAAAGTGACCCGCTTCACCACTTTCGCTAAGGCTTGGTTCATTCTGCCAGCATTGTCTACAAATAAACGAGACACTTGCCCCATAGGAACAACACCAAGCCCCACTTCATTCGAAACCAAAATGATAGTTGCAGGACTCGCTTCAACGGCATCGACTAACTCTTCTATCCAACTTTCGACTTGCGCGTTCGTCGCTTGCTCACCAAGCTGAAAAATCACATTGTTGAGCCAAAGTGTTAAGCAATCTACCAAAACCACATCTGATGCATTTAAATCACGCAGTGTTTTTGCAAGCTCAAGTGGTACTTCATGTTCTTGCCAACGTGCATCGCGTCGTTGTTGGTGATGAAGAATACGAGCCTCCATCTCTGCATCAAAACTGGTTGCAGTTGCTATGTAGTGCAGTTGAAGCCCTTCGTTGCTAGATTTCTCAATGGCTTGTTTTTCAGCGAAGCTCGACTTTCCTGAGCGTGCTCCACCAAGAATTAAATGCGTAGATTTTTGATGGTTCATGATTCGTGTTTACCCAATAAGCCCATTATAAAACGCAGCGATAAACAGTAAGTAAGTTGAAAGTTCGACCAGTTGCTGCGCGGCACCTAAGCAGTCTCCAGTAAAGCCACCAATACGAAGCGTTAACCAACGTTTAAGCAGTGTACGAACGGTATAACCAATGACCAACAACAAAGCGCTAAATTCAATACCAAACCATAAGCTCGGTATTAATCCAATGGTAATCAAAAATAGAGTTTCAGAGCGTGTCTGCTTATTGGCTAATGGCTTACTCTTGCTGGTATCGGGATCGCTTACATAAGGCATGTCATAAATCAGCGATGCGGCGATCGCTCGACTAAATGCGTAGCTAGAAACCAATATCATGAAAAGATCCGCGGTACTTGTTTGCCCAATGAGTTCACTCAGAAACACCCATTTACCCAATAGCGCCATGATCAAGGCAGAGGCACCATAAGTCCCAATACGACTGTCTTTCATAATGGTTAGGCGTCGCTCAAGGGTCATGCCTCCACCAATACCATCGGCCATATCTGTCAGGCCATCTTCGTGGAATGCACCTGTCAGCATTAAGCTGAATACCATCATAAGGATTAATGCGACGTCAGTAGGTAAGAACAAACTTAGCAAAACATAAACGCTGGCACACAGTAGACCGAGCATAATGCCGACCATTGAAAAATATCGCCCAGCTCGATTCATACGCTCTTCGGAATAAGGCGTATCGTGTGGCACCGGTAGACGAGAGAAGAAGCCCAACGCCAACAAAAACAGTTGCCACTGATATTTAAAGCCGCTGTTTGTCTCAGACTGGTCCATTACACCGTCACTCCAGCACTTTCAAAGCTTGCCATGTTGTTGTAAAACTCAGCGGCGGCCTTAATCAAAGGCAGTGCCAATGCAGCACCCGTGCCCTCACCCAACCTGAGTCCCAAGTCCAACATAGGGTCGGCATCTAACTCTCTCAACACATATTGATGCGCGTGTTCTTGAGATTTGTGTGCAAACAGCATGTAATCGCGACATCTTGGTTCAATTAAGTTCGCTACATATGCCGCCACCGAAACAATAAAACCATCAACTAAAATCGGTGTTTGCGCCTTTGCTGCGCCGATAAATCCACCAACCATTTGTACAATTTCAAATCCGCCCACTTCAGCAAGTACTTGCTCTACGTTTTTTCCTTTACAGCGTTCAACACCGTTGGCAACCACTTGCTGCTTTCGCTTAAGTTGTTCGTCATCTATTCCAGTACCAAGGCCAACACACTCTTTTGCATCTAACCCCGTTAAGGCGCTCAGTATTGCCGAAGCACTGCTGGTATTACCAATACCCATTTCACCAAACATAACGAGATTGCAGCCGTGCGCAATTTTACTTTCAATCAAAGACTGACCATAGCCGATCCCTTTCTCGACTTGCTCAAGTGACATCGCTGCTTGCTGATTAAAATTGTGAGTGCCGTTACCCAATCTTTGAGCGACCAATAACTCGGTATGACTACCCGAAATATCACTGGTATCTATGGCTTGTAAAATACCTGCGTCCACAACGGTTAAGTCAATATCGTTTAACCGACAGAAACAGTTGATCGCGGCGCCACCATGAACAAAGTTCAATACCATTTGCTGAGTCACGGCACTTGGGGCAATACTCACCCCTTCATCCGCAACTCCGTGATCACCAGCAAAAACAAACATTGAAGGCTTGGTGATTTGAATGTTCTCAATCGGTGTTTGACTTTGCTGGCTTTGAATAAGCGCCAGTTGAAAAGCGGTCTTCTCTAAAAGGCCAAGGGCGCCCAATGGTTTGGTTTTTTGATCGATTCGATTTTGTATAAACGCAGAGTGTTGAGTATCTAGCATGAAGATGACTTACCAATGTGATGATTTGAGACTTTTAATCGTTAAATGACGTTTTTTGCTGAGAGCGCAGTAGTTTCTTACGTAGAAAAATAGTTTCTTACATAGAAAAATCAGAAAGCTAAGCCCATCGTTGGCTCAGCTTTCGATTATTTTGGTCGTGCTACCGAAAAAACATTAGAGAGAGTTGCGTATTCACCGCCACCAAGACGTGACAACGGGTTTAACGCTAAAGCATCTATTTTCAATCGCTCACTGGTTTGATCGATAATCTCTTCAGCAATGTACACCGCTTCAACCTTTGCAAACACTAAGCTTTGGGGAACCTCTCCTACTTCTTTAACTTCAAAAAGCGTGCACCCAAACGCCACAGAGCAAGACTTAACTCGAGGCAAAGAGAAGCCTTCAAACTCGACCAACTCTATATCGTTCGCTTGTATTTCCGAATGATCATGATCCAGTGTTGCAGCTGTAGAGGTCATCACCTCCGCAGAGGATTCAGACGCGATATGAATAACTAACTTACCGGTTTCTATCGCATTTTTTGCAGTGTCTTTGATTTCACCTGTCGGCTTTTTACCCACAGAAAGCATCAACAATGGAGGCTGGCTCGATACTGGAGTGAAGTAGGAAAATGGAGCAAGATTAAATACATCACCACTTGATTTGGTCAGCGCCCACGCTATGGGACGAGGGACAACTGTTTGAGTCATCAGGTGGTAGATTTCATTTGCAGAGAGAGAATCGAACTGGAGGTTCATCGCGCTTCCTTGGCTGTGACAAAGTAACAATCAGTGTACTTGCTATCGTCTGATCTATCTATCGATAACTCGCCTTTCAAACTGCGATTGTTGTTGGATTGAACAAAATTCGCTCGAGTTAGAGTCGACTGCCGATGCGATGCTGTTTAGATTATTCGACAACAATTCAAAAAAATGTCCAAATCTTTCTCCGAGTGAGGTGTTCAATTTTTTGTCGAAATATCGTTAGATTGATGCCAGAACCATCACTCTGTTGAATATGCGAACAACTGTTCTTTTGGATATGACTAATTGTTCTATCAAATTACTTTTCCTTATTTTACGTTTTGTTACAGAACGTTATTTTAGCTAGCTGTGCTCACGCCTATACCCCTAGGCTCTTATTGTTCTGAAGTAATTCATAAGGAAATTCAATGTCACTCCCTGCTATCGCTGCCTTGGCGGTATTCACTGGTATTCTATTTTTTCTCTACGGGCAGCAGAAAAAAGAACACACACTTTCCCGCTTAGTGCTGCTTGGTCTTGTCTTTGGTAGTGGTTTTGGTCTTGCTCTACAACTGCTATTTGGCGAAGGCAACCCAATCATCAAAGAGACATTGGACTGGGTCAACATCGTTGGCCGTGGTTACGTTGGTTTACTCAAAATGGTGATCATGCCACTGGTGCTTGTTTCCATGATCGCAGCGGTTGTGAAACTTGAGAAAGGCGGCTCCCTAGGAAAGATTTCAGGCATCACCATTTCAATCTTATTGGCGACGACCGCAATCTCAGCAATCATCGGTATCATGGTAACGCAGGCATTTGGTCTGACTGCAGAGGGGCTTACAGAAGGTGCTCGTGAAACAGCACGTCTAGCAGCACTTGAAACTCGCGCAGACCGTGTCTCTGACCTGACTATCCCTCAAATGCTGGTTAGCTTTATTCCGACTAACCCATTTGCAGACCTAACTGGTGCTCGCTCTACTTCTATTATTGCCGTTGTTATTTTTGGTGTATTAACCGGTATTGCAGCACGTAAAGTGATGGCAGAAAAAGAAGAACTAGAGTCTCCGATTCGCACTTTTGTGGAAGCGGCTCAATCTATCGTTATGCGCCTAGTTAAGATGATCATGGCTCTAACGCCATACGGCATCGCTGCACTAATGGCGAAAGTTGTCGCAACATCAAGTGCTTCCGACATTCTTAGCCTACTCGGTTTCATCGTTGCTTCTTACGTGGCAATTTTACTGATGTTTGTGGTTCACGGCGTATTAGTTTCATTTTTTGGTGTGAACCCGAAAGAATACTTCAAGAAGATCTGGCCAGTACTGACCTTTGCATTCACATCGCGCAGTTCTGCAGCAACGATTCCTCTTAACGTTGAAGCACAAATCACTAAGCTCAATGTGCCACCAGCGATTGCAAACTTATCTGCGTCATTCGGTGCAACAATCGGTCAAAATGGCTGTGCGGGTATCTACCCTGCAATGCTAGCGGTAATGGTTGCGCCAACCATGGGTATCAATCCAATGGACATCAACTTCATCTTATCGCTGATCGCTATCATTACAGTAAGCTCATTTGGTATTGCTGGCGTAGGTGGCGGTGCAACGTTTGCAGCGTTAATCGTACTGCCTGCTATGGGGTTACCTGTGACTATCGCAGCACTGCTTATCTCTATCGAACCGCTTATCGATATGGCTCGTACTGCGCTAAACGTATCGGGTTCAATGACTGCAGGTACTATCACGAGTCGTATTTTGGGCAACAAAGAAGAGAAGAACGATCTTCAACAAGCTCAAGCATAACGTGCTAGTAAGCGTCGACTCAAGGCGAGCAACGTATACTCATTTAAGCTAAAGAAAACCGATGCGCTTGCATCGGTTTTTGTTTCTTGCGTAAGAATATTAAAGCTGAAGATCAGAGATACTTGACTGAGCAAGCAATTCATCTTCTTCCTCGCTCAAGCCACTGATACCAATAGCTCCAATAATACGGCCAGAGGAAACAATAGGTACGCCACCTTTAAAGCCAGTGATATTCGAGTCATTCCAATAACCCATATCTTTGCCTGTCGCACGCGCCCACTCACCTAAGTTACCACTTGGTTGACGATCACGCGCCGACGTATACGCTTTGCTTTTTGCGAGCAAACCAGCCTGGACACTAACGTCGTCCATTTTAGCGAATGCGATCAATTCACCGTGCGTATCACAAACAGCAACGGCAATTTGCTGCTGATTCTGAGCTGCTATTTCAATCGCCGTCGCAACCGCTTGTTGAGCTTTATTTAAAGTCAGCATGATTATTTACCTATGGTAGTGCTTGACCACGAGAGTAAACAAATAAGTTGTACCACTCTTCGCGAGTTAACTTAATCTGAGTCGCAGCAGCACTTGCGCGAATTCGGTCGAGATTAGTTGTGCCGATCACAGGTTGAATACCGGCTGGGTGGCGTAGAAGAAACGCTAATACAATCGCTTCGCTCGTCACACCGTATTTCTCAGAAAGTTGTTGAACGTATTTCGAAGTCGCTCGTACACTTTCGTCCTCTGAATTTAAACCCTGCTCAGAGAAGCGTCCTTGTGCCAAACAACCCCATGCTTGAAGTTGCACGCCATGAGCTCGGCAGTACTCTAGTGTGCCCGGAGCCCAATCAGACTCATTCAACCCTTGAGAATTAACTAGAACAACATCGTTAAGCCAATCCAGTTTCGCTAGGCTCATTTCCATCTGGTTAACCACTAAAGGTTGGTCAAGAGCAGATTGCAGATACTCAATCTGATGACCACTCATGTTAGACACACCAAAATGTTCGACCTTACCCGCTGCATGCAGGTCTTGAAGCGTACGAGCTAACTCATCAAGCTCCATCAATGGATCAGGGCGGTGTAATAAGAGTACGTCTAGCTTCTCCGTATTTAAGCGTTCAAGAATGCCTTCCACAGAGCTCTGCACCCATTGCGCAGAGAAATCATAGCGTCCAACATTACCTTCGCCTTGAAAACGAATGCCACATTTCGATTGCAGAAACATTTGATCGCGCAATTCAGGCTGGCTCTTTAGTACTTGGCCAAAGGCCTGCTCTGCTTTAGAAAATGTATAAATGTCTGCATGATCAAAAAGATTGATACCTGAAGCCATTGCCGTTTCGATAATACCTTGTGTTTGGTAAACATCATCTTGAGAAACAGGGTTGTCGTTCCAACCACCGCCTAGCCCCATACAGCCGTAAGCAATCTCACTGACGTTGGTTAAATGTTTTGATAAAGGAAGTACGTTTTTCATTGTTCATTCTCGTATTCATGAAATCAGCCTCAATCATATTGTTCTACAAGAAAAACAGAATAGCCTGAATCCGAAATAATTGTTCGTTATAATGAACAAATGAAAACTGGAGATAAGATATGAATGAGCACAAACGAATAGAAAGGTTGATGTTGTTTGTTGAGCTTGCTCAACAGCTCAACTTCACCAAAGCAGCAGAACAACTGGGGATTTCAAAAAGTTACTTGTCGGAACAGATAAAACGTTTAGAAAGCGACTTAGAGTGTCCGTTGTTAGTCCGGACCACACGCAGTGTTCGACTCACGCTTCAAGGTGAACGAGCACTTGCTCAAGGATTGGTAATTCGATCTCAAGTCCTCGACCTAGAGCGAAGCGTGTCGGATGAACATGAAGCGATTAAAGGGGTTTTAAGGATCACAGCACCAAAAATGTTCACAGAGATCTTTCTGTCTGATCTGTGCCAACGCTTCCAAGCGATCTATCCAGACATCTATTTCGAAATTAATAGCAGCTACACGACCTATGACCTCAATCGTGAAGATATCGACATTGCGTTTCGAGCGACCAATACTCCACCAGAGAATATGGTGGCTAAAAAGTTATTTTCGTATCAACATGACCTCGTTGCGGCGCCAAGCTATCTAGAAAAGTGTGGTGAACCTAAGTCACTCGACGATCTGCAAGATCATCAGTGTCTTGCGACCCTACACCAACATGAATGGCCATTTAACAGTGGTAGCGTGCATGTATCTGGCTGGTTATCAAGCAACGAGAACCACCTTTTAAAACAGCAAGCTGTACACGGCAGCGGTATAATCCGTATCGCGAGTTATTACGTTGCTGAAGAGGTAAAGCAAGGTCGTTTAACACCACTGCTTACCCATGAATGCATCGCTAATGGGAATTCCATCTACCTGTTTTATCCTCAAATGGTCTACCCAGCTAGAAAACACAAAGCGTTTGTGCAATTCGTTCAAGACTACTTCAAAGAGCTTCAACTCAAAAACTCATTCTCTATTCATCAATAACTGATACCGATTTACCAAAAACATACACCAAAACAGGCAACACAATTTGTTACCTTTTCATACAGGTTCAAGTGATCGTCTTTCGCGCCGTATCCGAATAACCTTAACATTGTCGGTGTATGTTTATACGCTTTGGCATACATATCGCTCATTTAGAAAATGACTTAAAAATGCCATCAAATCGAAACATGAATTTGCGTTACTGAAAATGCCCATTGAGACAATGAGTACAATCAGGAGGATGTATGAAATACTGCCCGTTCTGCTCGACCGAATTAATCGAAAGACACCATGCACAGGTGTGCCCACGAAATGAGATCGGTGAATGCCGCTTTGATGGCTATGAACATTACGAACAACGTATGTTGGCCGACCTTTCGCCAGACAACCTTGATGCGAATAGCAACGTCTATCGTCGAATCCCAGAAAGGTGATCCACTTCTGACGCTCTTCGAATTACGATTCATAAAAAACGCCCTTGCAAAAACAAGGGCGTAAAGTCATTACCTAAGTTCACAACACGTTATTGTTTCGCGGTATCAGTCGCCACTTTTGGTTGTTCAACTTCAGTCATAAGACCTTTAATCAGGCTTACACAACCTAGTATTAGGATGATGGTAAACGGCAATGCAGCGATGATTGTAATTGATTGCAGTGCTTGAATAGATTGCGTGCCACCAATCCACAGCATAACCATTGCAATTGCACCTGAAATGATTGCCCAGACAACTTTTTGGCGAACAGGCACTTCTAACTTACCGCCTGCAGTCATACCATCGATAACGATAGAACCAGAGTCCAGAGTGGTCACGAAGAATACAATAATAAGCGCAACCGCAATCACAGATAGAATGTTACCTAGCGGGTAGGCGTCTAACATGTAGAACAAGCTTAGAGAAACATCAGCGATACCCTGATCAATACCCAGTTGTCCAACCTTGTCCATCACTTGCTCAATCGCCACTCCACCAAAGATAGACATCCAAGCCGTAGTAACAAGCGTAGGGATGATCAGAACGCATAATAGGAACTCACGAACCGTACGGCCTTTAGAGATACGAGCCACGAACATACCGAAGAACGGTGCGTAGGCTACCCACCATGCCCAGTAAAATACTGTCCAACCATGTAACCAAGTGGTGTCTTCACGACCTGTTGTTTGACTTAGCGGGATAATGTTCTTCACGTAACCAGTTACCGCTGTCGCAAGCGAGTCTAGAACCGTAGTGAAGTTAAGCACTGCGATAAAACCTAGGAAAACAAACGCGATAACCATGTTTAGGTTACTCAGTAGTTTTACACCACCGTCCATACCACGTAGTACAGAAACGATTGCCAGCACCATAATTAACGCAATGATTAACTGTTGTAGGAATAGATTGTTCTCTAAACCAAATACATGGCTAATACCACTCGCGGCTTGCGTGCCACCTAAACCAAGTGAAGTCGCTAGACCAAATAGTGTTACTAGTACCGTCATCACGTCGATAACGTCGCCTGTTTTACCCCAAACTTTGTCTCCAAGAATTGGGTAGAAAACTGAACGCATCGATAGTGGTAAACCTTTGTTATAAACAAAGTAAGCAAGGCACAGTGCTGCCATACCGTAAATTGCCCAAGCATGCAGACCCCAGTGGAATACCGTGGCGCCAAGTGCCGCTTCGCGGCCAGCTTCAGTGTAAGCTTCCGCATTTAATGGTGTGCCGTACCAGTCAGTAAAGAACGCAGTGGGTTCAGCCACACCCCAGAAGATAAGACCAATACCCATGCCTGCAGCAAACAGCATCGCAATCCAAGATGTCGTGGTGTAGTCCGCTGTCGCATTTTCGCCACCAAGTCGAATTTTACCCAATGGAGAGAATGCTAAACCGATAGCGAAAATGAGTAGAAGGTTCGCGCCCCACATAAATAGGAAATCGAAGTTCGCGAGAACGGCGGCTTTTACCGTGTCAATTGCAGCTTTTGCATCGCCGGGTGCCATTGCGAGAAGTGTAACAATGAAGAGAATTGAAAGGCCTACCGAAGCCGTGAAAACCGTGTTGTGGACATCCATGCCCCACTTATTAATGTTGTCTTGACCGACTTGATAATCTGTTGAATCTATACTGTATTTTTTTGACTTAAAACTCATAAATTAAGGTGTACACATATTCGACAATTCGAATATAAGGACCAACTCCATATCCAATTAAAATTTGATCAGCGCGCCGTACCATATAAAAGGGTGAAAATAAGTGAATTTAATCAATCACTTACGGCGTCTTGCTCAATCCCGATGGCGCTATTATAACACAGAATAAAACATTTTTTTGGTAACCCCTGCGTATTAGCCCACCAAGGTCAGTATAAATATCTGATTATAAAGGTTTTATTAGTGGTAACTTTTTTCAAAAAATAATTAGAGTACAAATTAATTTTTGTCTTGAATGAGTGAATTATTGACGTTAGCAAACGACGACTGATGTGTTCGTGTTATCTACGGCATAAAAAAATGCAGTTGACTCATACGAGCACAACTGCATTTTTAATTCGTTAAGGCTTAGTGCCTAATTACCACATCAAATCATCCGGTACGACGAAATCTTTGTACGGGTCATCTTCATCAACCACTTCTTCTGAAGTAGTCTGAGTATCAACGATAGACTCTTCGTCACGCATCGCAATCTTGTTCGCAACGCTGGTCGGGATAATCACGTATCCTTCGCCATCACGAGCAATACTTAAAATACCTTTACTTAGCTGCTTTTGAGTCAACTCTTCAACGTAAAGGTGTTTAACTAACGTACCGTCAGTAAAGTTGTATTTGATCTCGCCATCTTTTTGCTCGATCTTATTCATCGCAATCAACTGTTTCACCTGAGCTTTTATTTCTTTGCTCAGTTGTTTCTCTTTCATTTGTTGATTCAGCTCTTTGTCTTTCGCTTGTTGTGCCAAACGGTTCTCTTCTGCGGCAGCTTTCGCCTCGCGCGCTTGAACGCGTGACTTCTTAGAGCCTTTCTTTGCTTTTTTCAGCTTTTTCTCATTAACCAAGCCAGCTTTCAGCATCTGCTCTTGGAGTGTTAACTTTGCCATGACTTTCCCAGTTCAGGATTAAAAACGGCACTATCATACCTGTTTTTTGTCATTCTGTTTATATCCCCTACTCGGTTTATGACAAGGATAAAGAGTCAAATTGCTAAACTTGCTGTTATTCACACCCTAAAATCTATTCACGCCCTAGAAACTAGGACAAACGTTGGCGAAATTGTACGGGCGTCTGTTTCATCCACCCCTTAAATGCGCGTCTGAAGTTAGCTGAATCACTGTATCCAAGGCGCTCACCGATATCTTCTACACTGATGTCGGTATTTAGTAGCAACTCTTTCGCCAGTTCTCGACGCACTTCGGCAAGTAAATCATGGTAGCTCGTCGCCTCTTTTGAGAGCTCCCGTCGCAATGTTCGTGAGGAGCAACCAAATTCCTCCGCTAATTGCTCAATCGTCGGAAACTGACCAGGTTCTTGATAAAGCATAGATCTCACTTGATTACTCAAAATAGAAGGGGAGCCCAGACTCGACATAATGCTATGGCAAGATGCCAAATAACGCTCGAGAGTCGCAGCATCATGATTCGGCAGTGGTTTGTGGAGTAAATCACGATCAAAGCGGAGTTCACACAACATGTGGTTAAATTCAACCTGACAACCAAACCGATGCCGGTATTTATTACCATGCCCAGACAATGAATACATAGGCTCAGGATAAGAGAGACGCAACGCATTGAGCTTGAGAGGCTGGCGAGTTAGTTGATAAAACAGAGAAACAAGAGAACTGAAAAAGTACTCGCAGCAAAAAGGTAACATTTCACCGATATCCAAAGAGTTCTCGATTCGAATGATTGCTTCATCGGCGTCTTGAATCAATGCTACGGAGAATATCGGACCGTTGAGCCTAAGATATTTGAAACCACTTTTAACGGCTTGCAACACGTTTTCACTCGTCGCTAGCACGTAACCTAGCACGCCAAAATGGTTCAACCTCGCCTGCTGCCCAAGCCACAAACCCAGCCCCTCTTGAGGCAGTAGACGATTCACCGCCTTGAACACAATCAACTTGTCGGCAAAGCTAAGTTGAATATTCGGATCTTGCCAATCAATGTTAACTAGACCAAGAGAAGACAGTAGCGCTTTGCCATTGATACCACGAGTTTCTAAGCTATCAAACAGCAATGCAATATCTAAGCTTCCCAACGGTTGATAAGCACTACTTGGCTGATATGCCGCCAATATTTTCTCTTCTGTCATGACTGTTCCATCATCCGTCGTCGGCTTCCCTTCTAATTAATAATTGAGTTGGCCTCTCTATTGGAACTTTACCATCTCCAAATCCCACAGCGTGAGAGCAAACCCAATGGTGTCCGATAATGACCTAACTTTTCGCTAAGTGGCTAGCTAGAATAGCCATTATGTTAATGCCATGTAAACTTTAATCATGATTAAACCTGAAACCATCCACAAAGCGCCGAGAAGTATTATTGATTCTCAGGGCAAGCCTGTTTTTGGTCAGTTCGATACTATCCCCCATGAGCTCGATATAGAGAGGTTCGATTATCGTAACGTCATGGATAATCCAGCCAGTCGATGGCAACGCTACTTTCATTACAAGCAGTTCCAATTTGTCAGCGTGGTTACCGCAGACTATGTGATTGGAGTAGCAATCGCCGATATCAGGTATCTTGGCTCTGCATTCTGTTATGTATACAACATCAACGAAAATAGTCTCGAAGAGCAATCTTGGCTTCGCCCACTCTCTTTCGACAAAGTGGTGACCTCTTCTCCACATCAAGGGGTTACCCACATTGCTCGCGGCCAGATCCAATTCAAGATCAATCAAGGCGACTGGACAGTAGAAATCAATACTA
The Vibrio pelagius genome window above contains:
- a CDS encoding AraC family transcriptional regulator translates to MTEEKILAAYQPSSAYQPLGSLDIALLFDSLETRGINGKALLSSLGLVNIDWQDPNIQLSFADKLIVFKAVNRLLPQEGLGLWLGQQARLNHFGVLGYVLATSENVLQAVKSGFKYLRLNGPIFSVALIQDADEAIIRIENSLDIGEMLPFCCEYFFSSLVSLFYQLTRQPLKLNALRLSYPEPMYSLSGHGNKYRHRFGCQVEFNHMLCELRFDRDLLHKPLPNHDAATLERYLASCHSIMSSLGSPSILSNQVRSMLYQEPGQFPTIEQLAEEFGCSSRTLRRELSKEATSYHDLLAEVRRELAKELLLNTDISVEDIGERLGYSDSANFRRAFKGWMKQTPVQFRQRLS